From Streptomyces sp. NBC_00690, a single genomic window includes:
- a CDS encoding tetratricopeptide repeat protein: protein MSRREMIQRRRSGRFMGRRHELAVFRENLSEGAGSEGYQFLFHVRGLAGVGKSTLVRRWEELAREMGAVTAVVGDGVHSVPEAMEAISTQFGQQGCVLKGFDKHLAVYRQKQHEVDAASVLQEIAAAQGSESGASSGEGAEVIPASGSSLFIAQSSLVGLGLVPGVGALASAVNPQLVAAGMDRARAVLSARLRSADDVRLVLSPVEVLSPVLLEDLGAVVGRRPWVVLFFDTYERTAPLLDRWLRDVMVSEVYGEVPVNVVTVIAGQGRLDPVCWGDHLDLVCEVPLDVFTDDEARALLAARGVIDEEVTEVILRASGRLPVLLDALALGRPQALEEVGDPADTVVSRFLKWENDPQRRAAILACALPLQLNADIYQAAMPASEPGDEGYGWLRRLPFVTEEAGACRYHDVIRSQVLRLQRTHSPAQWADRHARLSEAFRQWRTAQEQGLEPRNFWDDRAWREHLLNETYHQLCARPRHALAEALEQTVHACDHGPEVCRRWARMLIQAGDDSESSTLADIGRRLHDAVGTSNDSADSVAVLLSLPELRTTGRALAHAVRASDHHNHGRHSSALGDYTAALRINPALARAYAGRALTYGVLGRYGEALVDFDRGIEMDPQDTWAINERGLTYHLMGRYDEALTDYNHVLELHPQDTAAIKRRGALHRLAGRYEDALLDLNRAISLEPDEGWMLSTRGQVHCLMGRYGEALVDFDRGIEMDPQDTWAINERGLTYHLMGRYDEALTDYNHVLELHPQNGWAAVYRSETHRHMGRYDEALADLSRAIELGMDEGWCRYQYAIALRCSGAGGAAEHLASAVAVYLATIEGSSNNEETLSAQGNLVVVLCAVPDWGRAYEMTVQFLAAGPSAFRVQELVDDLNDLQRALPVEAEKLEPILRQCQDALAAETSA from the coding sequence GTGTCGCGGCGGGAGATGATCCAGCGGCGGCGCAGTGGCAGGTTCATGGGTCGACGGCATGAGCTGGCGGTGTTCCGGGAGAACCTCTCTGAAGGAGCTGGGAGCGAGGGGTATCAGTTTCTCTTCCATGTGCGGGGTCTTGCCGGCGTGGGCAAGTCGACGCTGGTGCGGCGGTGGGAGGAGTTAGCGCGTGAGATGGGCGCGGTGACTGCGGTGGTGGGTGACGGGGTGCACAGTGTGCCGGAGGCTATGGAGGCCATCAGTACGCAGTTCGGGCAGCAGGGTTGTGTGCTGAAGGGGTTTGACAAGCACTTGGCCGTGTATCGGCAGAAGCAACATGAAGTTGATGCCGCTTCGGTTCTCCAGGAGATTGCGGCGGCGCAGGGGTCGGAGTCTGGGGCCAGCAGCGGCGAGGGCGCGGAGGTCATTCCGGCGTCGGGGTCGAGTCTGTTCATCGCGCAGTCCAGCCTGGTGGGTCTGGGGTTGGTGCCGGGGGTGGGGGCTCTAGCAAGTGCGGTCAACCCGCAGTTGGTGGCGGCGGGGATGGATCGAGCGCGGGCCGTTCTCAGTGCTCGGCTGCGCAGCGCTGATGATGTGCGGCTGGTCCTCTCGCCGGTAGAGGTGTTGAGTCCGGTTCTTCTTGAGGATCTCGGAGCGGTTGTGGGGCGTCGTCCGTGGGTGGTGCTGTTCTTCGACACATACGAACGGACGGCTCCTCTTCTGGATCGTTGGCTGCGGGATGTGATGGTCAGTGAGGTGTACGGGGAGGTGCCGGTGAACGTGGTGACCGTGATTGCCGGTCAGGGACGGCTGGATCCGGTCTGCTGGGGTGATCACCTGGATCTGGTTTGTGAGGTGCCGCTGGATGTGTTCACCGATGACGAGGCCCGTGCTCTGCTCGCCGCGCGGGGGGTGATCGATGAGGAGGTGACTGAGGTCATCCTGCGTGCTTCGGGACGGCTGCCGGTACTTCTGGATGCCTTGGCACTGGGTCGTCCGCAGGCGTTGGAGGAGGTCGGTGATCCCGCCGATACTGTGGTCAGTCGGTTCCTCAAGTGGGAGAACGACCCTCAGCGGCGGGCGGCGATCCTTGCCTGCGCTCTGCCTCTGCAGCTGAATGCGGACATCTACCAGGCGGCCATGCCTGCGTCCGAGCCGGGAGACGAGGGCTACGGGTGGCTGCGCCGTTTGCCGTTCGTCACTGAGGAAGCCGGCGCGTGCAGGTACCACGATGTTATTCGCTCGCAGGTGCTGCGGCTCCAGCGCACCCATTCCCCGGCCCAGTGGGCCGATCGGCATGCCAGGTTGTCGGAGGCCTTCCGTCAGTGGCGGACCGCTCAGGAGCAAGGCCTTGAGCCACGCAATTTTTGGGACGACCGTGCTTGGCGGGAACACCTATTGAACGAGACGTACCACCAGTTGTGCGCCCGCCCCCGGCACGCGCTGGCGGAAGCTCTCGAGCAGACCGTTCATGCTTGCGACCACGGTCCGGAGGTCTGCAGACGCTGGGCACGCATGCTCATCCAGGCCGGCGACGACAGCGAATCCAGCACTCTTGCCGACATCGGGCGGCGGCTTCACGACGCTGTCGGCACCAGCAACGACAGCGCGGACAGCGTCGCCGTCTTGCTGTCCCTCCCCGAGCTCAGAACTACTGGGCGGGCGCTGGCCCACGCGGTGCGCGCCAGCGACCACCACAACCATGGCCGCCACAGCAGCGCCCTTGGCGACTACACGGCCGCACTGCGCATCAACCCGGCCCTCGCCCGTGCCTATGCAGGTCGCGCCCTGACGTATGGGGTCCTGGGTCGTTACGGCGAGGCACTGGTGGACTTCGACCGCGGCATCGAGATGGACCCGCAGGACACCTGGGCCATCAACGAACGCGGCCTCACCTACCACCTCATGGGCCGATACGACGAAGCACTCACCGACTACAACCACGTCCTCGAACTCCACCCACAGGACACTGCCGCCATCAAGCGTCGGGGAGCTCTTCACCGGCTGGCGGGCAGATATGAGGATGCTCTCCTGGATCTCAACCGTGCTATCTCGCTTGAGCCGGACGAGGGCTGGATGCTCTCAACCCGCGGACAGGTCCATTGCCTGATGGGTCGTTACGGCGAGGCACTGGTGGACTTCGACCGCGGCATCGAGATGGACCCGCAGGACACCTGGGCCATCAACGAACGCGGCCTCACCTACCACCTCATGGGCCGATACGACGAAGCACTCACCGACTACAACCACGTCCTCGAACTCCACCCACAGAATGGTTGGGCTGCCGTCTACCGCAGCGAGACCCACCGCCACATGGGCCGATACGACGAAGCACTGGCCGATCTTAGCCGTGCCATTGAGCTCGGCATGGACGAGGGCTGGTGCCGGTACCAGTACGCGATTGCGTTGCGTTGTTCTGGGGCCGGCGGAGCCGCTGAACATCTAGCCAGTGCGGTAGCGGTCTATCTCGCCACGATCGAAGGCAGTAGCAACAACGAGGAAACCCTCTCAGCACAGGGAAATCTGGTGGTAGTGCTATGTGCGGTACCTGATTGGGGCCGGGCGTACGAGATGACGGTCCAATTCCTCGCGGCAGGTCCATCTGCGTTTCGGGTCCAGGAGCTCGTGGACGACCTGAACGATCTA
- a CDS encoding Type 1 glutamine amidotransferase-like domain-containing protein: MKLLLTDSGVRNSSMLAALVDLLGKPIAEASALCIPTAGYGGPYGDPGGPWRFISGRSPSPMTELGWNSVGVLELSALSSIDKERWVSWVQEADALLVNGGDALYLCHWMRESGLADLFPSLRDTVYVGLSAGSMVLTPRIGEHFVGWKPHTGDDSTLGVVDFSIFPHLDSPGCPDNTMADAERWAAGMNGRAYAIDAQTAITVTDGSVEVVSEGHWKLFNPAA; this comes from the coding sequence ATGAAGCTTCTCCTTACCGATTCCGGTGTCAGGAACTCCAGCATGCTGGCGGCTCTGGTCGATCTCCTGGGCAAACCGATTGCCGAGGCCAGCGCCCTCTGTATCCCTACCGCGGGATACGGGGGCCCCTACGGAGATCCGGGCGGGCCCTGGCGCTTCATCAGCGGGCGGTCCCCCAGCCCCATGACCGAGTTGGGGTGGAATTCGGTGGGCGTGCTGGAGCTGAGCGCACTTTCCAGCATCGACAAGGAACGCTGGGTCTCCTGGGTCCAAGAGGCAGACGCCCTGCTGGTGAACGGCGGCGACGCCCTGTACCTGTGCCACTGGATGCGGGAATCCGGACTGGCCGACCTCTTCCCGTCACTGCGCGACACGGTCTACGTCGGGCTCAGTGCCGGGAGCATGGTGCTCACTCCCCGCATCGGGGAGCACTTCGTCGGCTGGAAGCCGCACACCGGTGACGACAGCACGCTGGGAGTCGTCGATTTCTCCATCTTCCCGCACCTCGACAGCCCCGGCTGTCCCGACAACACCATGGCCGACGCGGAAAGGTGGGCCGCCGGAATGAACGGCCGGGCATACGCCATTGACGCTCAGACCGCCATCACGGTGACCGACGGCAGCGTCGAGGTCGTCTCCGAAGGGCACTGGAAGCTGTTCAACCCAGCAGCATGA